The genomic DNA CGGCGGTGGCGGCGGGTCCTCGGCCGTCGGCGACGGGAAACTGGTCCTCGCGACGACCACCTCGACCTACGACACGGGGCTGCTGGGCGAGCTGAACCCGATGTTCCAGTCGACGTTCGGCATCCAGGTCGAGACGCTGGTCCAGGGGACCGGCGCGGCCATCCGCACCGCGCGGGACGGGGACGCGGACATCATCCTCGTCCACGCGCGCGGTGCCGAGGACGAGTTCCTCCAGGACGGCTTCGGGGTCAACCGCCGGGACGTGATGTTCAACGACTTCGTCGTGGTCGGGCCGCCGGACGACCCCGCGGGCATCAACGGGATGGGGAGCGCGGCGGAGGCGTTCGCGGCCATCGCCGAGGCGGAGGCGATCTTCCTCTCGCGCGGTGACGACTCCGGGACGAACAAGAAGGAGCTCAACATCTGGGACACCTCCAGCGCCTCCCCGACTGGGTCGTGGTACCAGGAGACGGGCAAGGGGATGGGCGACACCCTCGTCCAGGCCAACCAGGTCGGCGGTTACACGCTCGCCGACCGTGGGACCTTCCTGGCCACGAAGTCAGAGATCGACCTCGTCATCCACGTCCAGGGGCCGCTCAAGGGTGGCCCGGCCATCCTGCGGAACCCGTACGGCGTCATCCCGGTCAACCCGGCCGTCCACGACAACGTCAACTACCAGGCGGCGATGGCGTACACCGGCTTCCTCACCAGTCCGGCGGGCCAGGATGCCATCGGGAACTACACGGCGAACGGCTCGCAGCTGTTCTTCCCGAACGCGCTGGCCGAGGAGCCGCAGTTCGACCAGTACGTGCCCCAGAGCTACGGCGGCAGTACCGAGGAGCTACGGCGGCGCCGCTACCAGCACTGGGTCGACACCGTCGTTCCGAACGACTACTGACCGCCTCCCGGAACGACTACCACCCGCGCGGCCACAATCCTGGGACGACCGCATGGCAGGACTGCTCTCCGAGTTCGGCACCCGCTACCTCCTCAGCGTGGTGTTCGTCACGCTCCAGGTGAGCCTCACGGCCGTCGGCATCAGCACCGTCATCAGCCTCGGCATCTCGCTGACGATGGGCTTCGTCGACTTCCGGGGCAAGCGCGCCCTCGAGACGGTCATCAACACGGGGATGGGCTTTCCCAGCGTCGTGGTCGGGCTGTCGGTGCTGCTGCTCCTCTCGAACCAGGGGCCGGTCGGTGGCGGGTTCGCGGTCGGCCCGCTCCGGTTCGGCGGCGTCGAGTTGCTGTTCTCGAAGGAGGCGATGGTCATCTCCCAGTGCATCCTCGCGGTGCCGGTCATCACGAGCGTCTCGCTGTCGGCCATCGAGGACGTGGACCAGTCGGTCCGGGACGCCGCGTTCGCCGCCGGCGGCACCCGGCGCGACGTGCAGCTCGCGACCATCAGGGAGGCCCGCTACGGCATCATCACCGCCGTCCTGGCGGGCTTCGGCCGGGCCGTCTCCGAGGTCGGATCCGTCCTCATCGTCGGCGGGAACATCGCCATCCGCAACCAGCAGGGCGAACTCGTCTCGCTCACCCGCACTCTGACGACGGCCATCACCATCGAGGCCCGCCGCGGCCAGTACGAGGTCGGCATCGCCCTCGGGGTCGTCCTGCTCGTGCTCGCGCTCGGCGTCAACGCCGTCGGCAACGTGGTCCGGGCGCGGGGTGAGCGCTCGTGACGGCGAGCGGCTCGAACGCGGAGCCGGTGGCGGCCGAGCGTCCCGGCCCCGAGTTCGACGGCGGCACCCGCGTCGCCGCGGAGTCGGTGACGTACGCCTATCGGGGTCGTGACGGCGGCGAGCGGGTCCTCGCGGACGCCAGCCTCACCGCCGAACCCGGCGAGGTGGTGGCGCTGGTCGGTCCCTCCGGAACCGGGAAGACGACGCTGCTGCGGCTCCTCGCGCTGTTCGACCAGCCCGACGAGGGGCGGGTGACCATCGACGGCCGGGACGCCTGGTCGCTCTCGTCCGAGGCCCGGCTGGGCCTCCGCCGCCGCATCGCCTTCGTCTTCCAGGACCGCTCCCTGTTCAGCGGGAGCGTCGCCCGGAACGTCGCCTACGGGCTGACCGTCCGGCGCTCGTGGGTGGACCGCGCGACCCGCTGGCTCCGGGGCCTGGTCGGCCGGACCGACCCCCCCGACCGGGTTACGCGGGCGCTCGAGACGGTCGGTCTCGGTGGGATGGGCGACCGTGATGCGCGCTCGCTCTCCGCGGGGGAGGCCCAGCGTGTCGCCGTCGCCCGTGCGCTCGCGACGGACCCCGCCGTGATGCTGCTGGACGAGCCCACATCCAACCTCGACCCCCGCAACACCGCCGCCATCGAGGACGCGGTCGAGGATGCCCGCGACCGCGGCATCGCCGTCGTCCTCGCCACCCACGACATGGCCCAGGCCCGCCGGATCGCCGACCGTAGCGCCGTCATGCTCGACGGCACGGTCATCGAGCAGGGCCCCACCGAGCGGGTCTTCGACGACCCCGACGACGACCGGGCGCGGGCGTTCGTCCGGGGCGAACTCGTCTACTGAGCGTGTAACTGCCAGGGGTTTCGACACGTCCCGGACGAGACCGTGGCAGGTTTCTGACAAGTACCATGTTGCTACCGCCGATACGGACATACGATGGCCACAGCGGAGGTGCTCGGGCAGCAGATCCCGATCCGGTTCGACAGCGGAGAGGTCGCCGGCGCGCTGGGAGATTCGATTACGGTCCTCCCGCTCGTCGTGGCGCTGGGCGCCCTGACCGACGCCTCGCTCGGGCTGGTCCTCCTCGGATTCGCGGTCTTCCAGGCCGTCTGGGGCCTCCACTACGGGCTTCCGATGTCCGTCGAGCCGATGAAGGCGCTCGCCGGCCTCGCCATCGCCGGCACGCTCGGCTACGGCGAACTCGTCGCGGCCGGTCTCCTGGCCGGTGGGGTCCTCCTCGTTGCGGGGACGACCGGCCTCGTCGGTC from Haloglomus litoreum includes the following:
- a CDS encoding substrate-binding domain-containing protein; amino-acid sequence: MGNQGDGGDGGDGGDGGDGGDGGGGGSSAVGDGKLVLATTTSTYDTGLLGELNPMFQSTFGIQVETLVQGTGAAIRTARDGDADIILVHARGAEDEFLQDGFGVNRRDVMFNDFVVVGPPDDPAGINGMGSAAEAFAAIAEAEAIFLSRGDDSGTNKKELNIWDTSSASPTGSWYQETGKGMGDTLVQANQVGGYTLADRGTFLATKSEIDLVIHVQGPLKGGPAILRNPYGVIPVNPAVHDNVNYQAAMAYTGFLTSPAGQDAIGNYTANGSQLFFPNALAEEPQFDQYVPQSYGGSTEELRRRRYQHWVDTVVPNDY
- a CDS encoding ABC transporter permease; this encodes MAGLLSEFGTRYLLSVVFVTLQVSLTAVGISTVISLGISLTMGFVDFRGKRALETVINTGMGFPSVVVGLSVLLLLSNQGPVGGGFAVGPLRFGGVELLFSKEAMVISQCILAVPVITSVSLSAIEDVDQSVRDAAFAAGGTRRDVQLATIREARYGIITAVLAGFGRAVSEVGSVLIVGGNIAIRNQQGELVSLTRTLTTAITIEARRGQYEVGIALGVVLLVLALGVNAVGNVVRARGERS
- a CDS encoding phosphate ABC transporter ATP-binding protein, whose product is MAAERPGPEFDGGTRVAAESVTYAYRGRDGGERVLADASLTAEPGEVVALVGPSGTGKTTLLRLLALFDQPDEGRVTIDGRDAWSLSSEARLGLRRRIAFVFQDRSLFSGSVARNVAYGLTVRRSWVDRATRWLRGLVGRTDPPDRVTRALETVGLGGMGDRDARSLSAGEAQRVAVARALATDPAVMLLDEPTSNLDPRNTAAIEDAVEDARDRGIAVVLATHDMAQARRIADRSAVMLDGTVIEQGPTERVFDDPDDDRARAFVRGELVY